The genomic region GCGCAGTGTTGTTTTGCCGTTGGTGCCGACTTTGTCGGTGCGCAGTCGGAAGTCGTGGCTGTTGTGGGCTGGGTTTGGTGTGGCTTTGGGCAGTGCGTTGTAGGCCTCTGCTGGGGTGATGCGGTCGAGTGCTCGGTGTGGGCGTTTGTGGTTGTAGTAGTCGATGATGTCGTCGAGTTGGCTGTTGAGTTCATCGATGCTGGTGGCGGGTGGTTTGTGAGCGAGGGCGATTTTGAGTGTTTGGTGGAAGCGCTCGACTTTGCCTTGGGTTTGTGGGTGGTAGGGTTTGCCGTTTTTCTTGGTGATTCCGATGTCGATGAGGAGTTGTTCGAAGCCGTTTCGTGAGGGGTTTTTCCGGTCTGATCTGGTTGTGAAGGCTCGTCCGTTGTCGGTGAGGGTGGATTGGGGCCAGCCGTGGGCCTCGGCTGCGGTGGTGAAGCTTTCGATGACGTTTCCGACGGTGGCGTAGGGGTATGCGCGGCAGGAGATGATGAAGCGGGAGTGGTCGTCGAGGATGGTGAGGATCACGACGCGTTTGTGGGCGGCGATGGTCCAGTCGCTGTAGTCCATCTGCCAGGTTTCGTTGGGTTGGTCGGCCTGGAATCGTATCCACGAGCTGCGGGGACGCTTTTGTGGTTGGGGTGTGACGTGTCCGTTGTCGGCGAGCACTCGGTGGATGGTTGATGCTGCTGGTGGTGGGTCTATGCCTTCTTGTTGCAGGTGCCAGCGGATGGTGTTGGCGCCGGCGTCGGTGCCTCGGTTGGTGAGTTCTTCGCGTAGTTCGAGGATGCGGTCGGTAATGGGTTGTTGGATTGCTCTGGGGTTTGTGTGGGGGCGTTTGGAGCGTGGTTCGAGT from Corynebacterium fournieri harbors:
- a CDS encoding IS481 family transposase, with the protein product MTKADKPAPKIIIETMEITGMSQVEAAEHFGVTTRWIRTLQRRHREGGYEALEPRSKRPHTNPRAIQQPITDRILELREELTNRGTDAGANTIRWHLQQEGIDPPPAASTIHRVLADNGHVTPQPQKRPRSSWIRFQADQPNETWQMDYSDWTIAAHKRVVILTILDDHSRFIISCRAYPYATVGNVIESFTTAAEAHGWPQSTLTDNGRAFTTRSDRKNPSRNGFEQLLIDIGITKKNGKPYHPQTQGKVERFHQTLKIALAHKPPATSIDELNSQLDDIIDYYNHKRPHRALDRITPAEAYNALPKATPNPAHNSHDFRLRTDKVGTNGKTTLRWRGKLRRLYIGRRWGGEAITMICVDNHVDIKLITTGAQIAAYTLTDEKIYYNQKDNEITPPRGTSKTKNLETP